CTCGAGGTCGAGCACGCCCACCCGGTCGAACGGCGGGGTCTGGATCGCCCGCACGAGCGCCCCGAGGTCGACCCCCTGTCCCTTCCCCCATGCGTCGTCGAGGATCCGCGCGATCAGGATGTGCTCGCGGCTTCGCACCGGGTCGGCGTCGATCCCGAGCAGGCCCAGCAGCCCCGCCGCCGCACCGGCGATCCGCTCGCGCCGGGTGTCCGGGTCGCCGTCCCCGCCGGCGGGGGGGTCGAGCGACCGCAGCACCGAAAGCGGCGCCCCTCCCGACAACCCCGGCGTGTAGAGAACGACGTCGCAGGCCGCCCGCATCTTCGCGATCCGCGCGGGCTCCTGCCCCCAGTCGCCGAGCCCCTGCCTCCAG
The window above is part of the Candidatus Polarisedimenticolaceae bacterium genome. Proteins encoded here:
- a CDS encoding DUF87 domain-containing protein: MLDYEKLGAFYLGKVVDPATGKTGNEPLLYDSKDLTTHGVIVGMTGSGKTGLAIGLLEEAAIDGIPAIAIDPKGDLGNLLLQFPEMRAEDFRPWVDDGDPTRVAETWRQGLGDWGQEPARIAKMRAACDVVLYTPGLSGGAPLSVLRSLDPPAGGDGDPDTRRERIAGAAAGLLGLLGIDADPVRSREHILIARILDDAWGKGQGVDLGALVRAIQTPPFDRVGVLDLE